The Fibrobacter sp. region CAGACGTCTGAGAGCGTTTGTGATGTATTTGGAGAAGATCCATCCGAACAGTATTGCGAAGAGTGTTACTCCTGCAATTATAACAATTGTAATCTGTTTAACATTTGCTACTCTGGCTTCAACTTCCTTGATACGGAGATTTGTCTGCTGGTCAATGATGTTTTCAGCAGAATCGATAGTTTCACTGAGCTTTTGATCAACATCATTTATCAGATCTCCCCAGGCCTGGAGTTTTTTGGGATCCACGACAGCGTTTTTTGACTTTACGATGCTGTCGAAAGTGCCTGCATAAAGATCGTTATAGGTGCGTATGTCTATCATCGATTTCTTAAGTCTGCTTATCGAGCCGTCATTCTGTCCGTTAATATCACTCTGTGAGAAAATCGAATCAAGCAACTGGATTGTGTCCACTTTGGAATCCATTGCTCCGATCAGAGTTGTTATCTCATTGTGAATTTCCTGGAAGTTTTCCACTGACTCCAGCCTGCCGACCCGCTGGTAGCTGATTATGCTGGGACCCTGGATTTTATGCAGGGTTTTAAGCCGCAGCATATCATTTTTAATCTCATTCTGCCGCTTTAAAATGCGGGTTATCCCATTTACATTTTCTGTTTTGGATACAATCACCAGAAAAAAGACGTTGAGGAAAATAACCACCAGAAAGCCGATAAACAGTTTAGGGCCTATATTTACACGCATGTTTATATTATAGATCTCCGCATGAAAAAAAAATACATCCAGCCATCATGCAGGCATAGCTGTACTCAAACTTTAGTCCTTCTAATATATTAGGTATTGAGGACTGTGGGCAATATAATTCAGAAATCATGCCCTGCAGAAAAATAGAACTGCCCCTCTGATCTGATGCCCTGATGTCTGAAGCTGTTTATCAGCCGGCCATATGCCAACCTGATCGGTCCCAGGATTGTCTCGCAGGATAACCCCACTCCTATTCC contains the following coding sequences:
- a CDS encoding HAMP domain-containing protein encodes the protein MRVNIGPKLFIGFLVVIFLNVFFLVIVSKTENVNGITRILKRQNEIKNDMLRLKTLHKIQGPSIISYQRVGRLESVENFQEIHNEITTLIGAMDSKVDTIQLLDSIFSQSDINGQNDGSISRLKKSMIDIRTYNDLYAGTFDSIVKSKNAVVDPKKLQAWGDLINDVDQKLSETIDSAENIIDQQTNLRIKEVEARVANVKQITIVIIAGVTLFAILFGWIFSKYITNALRRLKEFAGHIAKGDFNVDPTGYPSDEIGDVATAFFEMSIDLKNTQEELIKSKRLAAIGEIVASVNHEINNPLMIISGNAQFLEMLMENSPADIKERIHTIIEETERISRVTRKLREIKNPVVEDYTSSGEQMINLDKSSL